Within Phycisphaerae bacterium, the genomic segment CAAGCGGACGAGTTCCTGGCACAGCCCAATGTGGATTCGAGTATCGAAAAGCGATTCGTCGAGAACTCATTCCTTGCCTTGCGCATCTTCAAGGAGATCATGAAGGCCAACGGCGCCGCCAACCTCGGTGTTGCTCACTGCATGGGATCGCTGATCGGCCTGCTCGACACCGCGCCGTGTCTGGTGCTAAGTATGCTGAATGATGAGGGATTCACCGCCTTCTGCCACACCGATTACACGCACACGGCTCCGGGGGTGCTGATGCGCTGGATCTCGGGCAAGCCGTCGTTCGTCTGTAATACGCATTTTCCGCACGACGGCGTCATTACCCTGGCCCACTGCGCCGCCCCGCGGCGAATGAACGGCCGGGACTACGCCCCGACGAAGATCATGACCCATTTTGAGTCGGACTACGGCACCGCCACCAAGGTGGAATACGATAAGGGCCAGGTCGTCACCGTCATCATTCCGAATCTGAACTGCACCAAGTGGTTCGGCTTCCGCGGCAGGATCGTCGACAGCCCGCACTACGACATGTGCCGCTCGCAGATGGACGTAGCCATCGACGGCGACTGGCGGCGTATGGCCCGGGAGATGCAGGGCTTCCACGCCGTCGTCACCTACGGCGACTACCTGCGCGAGGTCGGCTACGTTCTCGGCAAGGTCGGGATCGAGTGGCAGGACTTCAGCGAGAAGGCCTGATTGCCCTTGACGAGGGGTGGGGCTCGTCCCCACGGTCTTCATCATCCGCTCGGCCCGGAATTCGTTCCGGGCCGCGGGTCTTGGCAGAATCCGTTCCGCATTCGACGATAATGATGATAGGAATCCTCAACCCGCAACGCGCCAGAAGACATTGTGTTGTTAGTGAGTACCCGGAAGAGCTCAACGTTTGTTTGATGAGCAGGTGTGCGGACAAGGCGGATGATTGAATGTTGACCATTGACGGTTCATTCGGTGAAGGCGGCGGGCAGATACTGCGGTCGTCGCTGGCGTTGGCTATGGTAACGGGGCGGGCGTTTCGGATCGAAAAGATCCGGGCGGGGCGCAAGAAGCCGGGGCTGATGCGCCAGCACCTGACCGCGGTGCAGGCGGCGGCACAGATTTCGCAAGCCGACGTGCGTGGGGCGGATATCGGCTCGAAGGTCGTCGAGTTTCATCCCAAGCAGGTTCAACCGGGCGAATACTCCTTCAGCATCGGTACGGCCGGCAGTACGACGCTGGTTCTGCAAACGGTCCTGCCCGCCCTGCTCACGGCCTCCGGCCCGTCGCGGCTGACTTTCGAGGGTGGCACGCACAACCCGTTTGCCCCGCCGTTCGATTTCCTGGCCAAGGCGTTCATCCCGCTGGTCAACCGGATGGGACCGACGGTATCGGCGGAGCTGGAGCGTCCCGGCTTCTACCCGGCCGGCGGCGGGAAGTTCACGATCTCCATCGAACCTGCCAGGGAGCTGAAGGGCTTTGAGCTTACGGAACGCGGCGAGATCATCCGCCGGTGTGGCCGTGCCGTCGTGTCCAACCTGCCCGGCCACATAGCTGAGCGCGAGATCAACGTCTTACGTAAGGGGACGAATTGGGGCGAGTCGTGCTATAGCGTCGAGAACGTTGCACACCCCCGTGGCCCCGGCAACGTCGTCATCATCGAGGTTGAGGCCGAGAACGTGGCCGAGGTGTTTACCGGCTTTGGAGCACTGGGACGGGCAGCCGAAGCCGTCGCCACGCATGCGCTGCAGGCATATCAGCGTTGGCTGAAGGCAGATGTCCCGGTAGGCGAATACCTGGCCGACCAGATCATGCTCCCGTTGGCCATCGCCGGCCGTGGCCGCTACCGAACCACGCCGTTGACCCTCCATTCGACGACACACATGGACCTCATTCAAAAGTTCCTCGATATCGAGGTGGCTGTCGATCATCTCGATCGCAACCGCTGCGAAGTGCGGATCGGATGAGCGTATTCGACCCTTGCCTGCTTGGCGACGCGCGGCGGCAGAGCGGCCTTCTGCAACCCGGCGGCCGCGGTCGAGTATTCCCGGACTCTTCTTGAAGACCGAATGAGGCATCAGAACATGCGATCGGTATTGCGTCCGCCTTGGAACCTTACGGCCAGAGATCTGTGCGGCTTGCGCGCATGTTTCCGGATCGCGGTGCGCTTGGGTTACGGCCCGCAAAAAGGCGATCCGCCTTGGACCTGTTGCTTGACCACCGCTCTCGTTCCGCGTACCTTGGTCTTGGGGCACGCTGACCGGGGAGATACGACCATGAGACTGCCCGAACTTGAATCGCCGGAGAAGTACCGGGGGCTGTACGTGTTTGATTTTGGCGATCAGGTGGCCGTCGGATACACGGCCGATGAGATCGCCGTCCTACTGGAGTCGCAGCGGTATGCCGACGGCAAGGTATACCGCATTCACCGGGCCATGCCGGACGGCACGATGGAACTGCAGGGCGTGTCGCGGGAGACGTTTCTGAAGGAAGACGGTTTGTTCTTCTATCGTGACGAGCCGGGCCTGGCCGAGGAGGACTTCCAGACCCTGGTTCGTGAGGCGGCCGGCACTCCGCCGCCGTGCCGGATGAAGGTTCATTTAGCCAGGATTTCCGGTTCCAGATACGAGCTGTGCACGGTCGCGATTTTTCCGGCCGAGTACACGCACGACGTGTCCGATTGGCTGAATCGGATCGGTTACGAAGGCGGCGACCTGGTCGAGGGCGGCCCGAGCCAGGTGAGCGACTATTACGCGGCCGGAGCAACGGTCATCAAGCGGCAGCAGTTGTGGCCGATGCCGAGCCAATCGCGCTCAGCCGACGAAGTGCTGGCGACGACGCACCTGGCCGTGCAACGG encodes:
- the rtcA gene encoding RNA 3'-terminal phosphate cyclase — its product is MLTIDGSFGEGGGQILRSSLALAMVTGRAFRIEKIRAGRKKPGLMRQHLTAVQAAAQISQADVRGADIGSKVVEFHPKQVQPGEYSFSIGTAGSTTLVLQTVLPALLTASGPSRLTFEGGTHNPFAPPFDFLAKAFIPLVNRMGPTVSAELERPGFYPAGGGKFTISIEPARELKGFELTERGEIIRRCGRAVVSNLPGHIAEREINVLRKGTNWGESCYSVENVAHPRGPGNVVIIEVEAENVAEVFTGFGALGRAAEAVATHALQAYQRWLKADVPVGEYLADQIMLPLAIAGRGRYRTTPLTLHSTTHMDLIQKFLDIEVAVDHLDRNRCEVRIG